In Rhizobium lusitanum, a genomic segment contains:
- the msuE gene encoding FMN reductase — MVARKLVGIAGSFNRPSKTYALVQNVAELATNQYGFASSIYDLSDVGPSLGAAQWRKDLDDQAKRVIEDIVASDVLVIGSPTYKGSYPGLFKHLIDLIDPHELRAKPIIITATGGGDRHALMVEHQLRPLFGFFMAHTLPTAVYASDRDFTDYKISSEPLSKRIDEVVGELSAFFPGATALLAAAE, encoded by the coding sequence ATGGTTGCCCGCAAACTCGTCGGCATCGCTGGTAGTTTCAATCGCCCGTCGAAGACATATGCACTCGTGCAGAACGTGGCCGAACTGGCGACCAACCAGTATGGTTTTGCGAGCAGCATCTATGATCTGAGCGATGTCGGCCCGTCGCTCGGTGCCGCCCAATGGCGCAAGGATCTGGACGATCAGGCGAAGCGGGTGATCGAGGATATCGTCGCCTCGGATGTGCTCGTCATCGGCTCGCCCACTTACAAGGGATCCTATCCCGGCCTCTTCAAGCACCTTATCGATCTCATCGATCCGCATGAGCTACGCGCCAAGCCGATCATCATCACGGCAACGGGCGGCGGCGATCGCCATGCGCTGATGGTGGAACATCAACTGCGGCCGCTCTTCGGCTTCTTCATGGCGCACACGCTGCCGACAGCCGTCTACGCCTCGGATCGTGATTTCACCGATTACAAGATTTCGTCCGAACCGCTTTCCAAACGCATCGACGAGGTGGTCGGCGAGCTCTCGGCCTTCTTTCCCGGCGCGACCGCGCTGCTTGCCGCAGCCGAATGA
- a CDS encoding family 16 glycosylhydrolase, with amino-acid sequence MTASVLNALGQPLYYSGTSTGFFSATGSGPTLYGTDGNDSMWGDASVNVTMHGGTGDDIYYLYSSINHAYEAPNGGIDTISTWMDYTLPDNFENLTVTGNNRHAYGNSADNIITGGSGSQTIDGGAGNDVLTGGGGADTFIISKGNGSDLITDFSDDDKVRLNQYGLTSFDQVASHTTQEGANLRLDLGNGESLVFANKTVADLHEDQFQLGLDRSSLTQTFSDDFNSLSLSDGTQGTWEAKFHWAPDKGSSLNDELQWYVNPSYAPTSSVNPFSVSDGVLTISAKATPDALKSVVEDHDYTSGILTSYSSFSQTYGYFEMRAEMPHDQGAWPAFWLLPEDGSWPPELDVVEMRGQDPNTVHVTAHSNATGEHTMESIPVSVPSTDGFHTYGVLWDQDQIVWYFDDVAVAHADTPSDMNSPMFMLVNLAVGGIAGTPGDTLKNEGSEMKIDYIKAYSLDDHTAQTASAVQSTHTADWHI; translated from the coding sequence ATGACCGCTAGTGTTCTCAATGCCCTGGGCCAGCCGCTTTATTACAGCGGAACGTCGACAGGTTTCTTCTCCGCCACGGGTTCCGGCCCAACGCTCTACGGCACCGATGGAAATGATTCCATGTGGGGCGACGCCTCCGTCAACGTGACGATGCATGGCGGTACCGGCGACGATATCTACTATCTCTATTCCAGCATCAATCATGCCTACGAAGCGCCCAATGGCGGCATCGATACCATCAGCACCTGGATGGACTATACTCTCCCGGACAATTTCGAGAATCTGACGGTGACCGGCAACAACCGTCATGCCTATGGCAACAGCGCCGACAATATCATTACCGGCGGCTCAGGCAGCCAGACCATCGATGGTGGCGCCGGCAACGATGTGCTGACCGGCGGCGGCGGGGCTGATACCTTCATCATCTCCAAGGGTAATGGCAGCGACCTGATCACCGATTTCAGTGACGACGACAAGGTGCGCCTGAACCAGTACGGGCTGACCTCCTTCGATCAGGTCGCCAGCCATACCACCCAGGAAGGCGCCAATCTGCGGCTGGATCTGGGAAATGGCGAGAGCCTGGTTTTCGCCAACAAGACCGTCGCTGATCTTCACGAAGATCAGTTTCAACTCGGCCTCGACCGTTCCTCGCTGACGCAAACCTTTTCGGACGACTTCAACTCGCTTTCCCTCAGCGACGGGACGCAGGGCACCTGGGAAGCGAAGTTTCATTGGGCGCCGGACAAGGGCAGTAGCCTGAACGATGAGTTGCAATGGTATGTCAACCCGTCCTACGCGCCGACCTCGTCGGTCAATCCGTTTTCAGTTTCCGACGGCGTTTTGACGATCAGCGCCAAAGCGACGCCCGATGCGCTGAAATCGGTCGTGGAGGATCATGATTATACGTCCGGTATCCTGACCAGCTACTCTTCGTTCTCCCAGACCTACGGATATTTCGAAATGCGGGCAGAGATGCCGCATGATCAGGGCGCGTGGCCGGCTTTCTGGCTGCTGCCGGAAGACGGGTCTTGGCCGCCGGAACTCGATGTGGTGGAAATGCGCGGGCAGGATCCGAACACGGTCCATGTGACGGCGCATTCGAACGCGACGGGCGAGCACACGATGGAATCCATCCCCGTGTCAGTTCCCAGCACAGACGGCTTCCACACCTACGGCGTGCTCTGGGATCAGGACCAGATCGTCTGGTATTTCGACGACGTCGCCGTAGCGCATGCCGACACGCCGAGCGACATGAACAGCCCCATGTTTATGCTGGTCAATCTCGCCGTCGGCGGCATTGCCGGTACGCCGGGAGACACCCTGAAGAACGAGGGGTCGGAAATGAAGATCGACTATATCAAGGCCTATTCGCTGGATGATCACACGGCGCAGACGGCTTCGGCGGTCCAGTCCACCCATACGGCTGACTGGCATATATGA
- a CDS encoding HlyD family type I secretion periplasmic adaptor subunit: MKSTSLSSTERAIRRLSMFVLATILLLFGIMGGLAAATKISGAVISSGTLVVDSHVKPVQHLKGGIVSAISVKNGDRVDAGQVLIRLDDTQTRASLAIFRKRLNELAARTARLVAERDGKDAIAFPADLLSNGGDGDVNNILAGEQRLFNDRLASRQGQKSQLRERIQQLKQEVEGLVAQENGKRIEIQLVGKELGSLQQLLAQGIISATKVYSLQRDSARLTGELGNLVSSIAQTNGKITETELQIIQIDNDRSSEVSDQLRQAESDTGQFSERLIAVEDDLKRIDIRAPQAGIVDQLNVHAAGAVIGPAETIMQIVPDKDALVAELKLAPQDIAHITVGQVVALRFSAFNQRITPELNGRVDTISADLTTDQHSGQSYYVVRAKASKEEWDRLGDLTPLPGMPVEAFMQTGSRSVLAYLTKPMTDQIKRAFKGN; this comes from the coding sequence ATGAAGAGCACGAGCCTGTCTTCCACCGAGCGAGCCATCCGTCGCCTTTCCATGTTCGTGCTGGCGACGATCCTTCTCCTGTTCGGCATCATGGGCGGCCTTGCGGCGGCGACAAAGATTTCGGGGGCGGTCATCTCCTCCGGCACGCTGGTCGTCGACAGCCACGTAAAGCCCGTTCAACACCTCAAGGGAGGCATTGTCAGCGCAATCAGCGTGAAGAACGGCGACCGCGTTGACGCCGGTCAGGTCTTGATTCGCCTGGATGATACGCAAACCAGAGCCAGTCTCGCGATTTTCAGGAAGCGCCTGAATGAACTTGCCGCGCGTACGGCGCGGCTGGTGGCGGAGCGCGATGGCAAGGACGCGATAGCGTTCCCGGCAGATTTGTTGTCCAACGGCGGCGATGGTGACGTGAATAACATATTGGCCGGCGAGCAACGCCTCTTCAATGATCGGTTGGCATCGAGACAAGGCCAGAAGTCCCAGTTGCGCGAGAGAATTCAGCAGTTGAAGCAGGAAGTCGAAGGCCTTGTCGCGCAGGAGAACGGCAAGCGGATCGAGATCCAACTTGTCGGCAAGGAGCTCGGCAGCCTCCAGCAATTGCTGGCTCAAGGCATCATTTCGGCGACGAAGGTCTATTCGTTGCAGAGGGACAGCGCCCGGTTGACGGGGGAACTCGGCAATCTCGTTTCGTCGATCGCGCAGACCAATGGCAAGATAACCGAGACCGAACTCCAGATCATTCAGATCGATAACGATCGCAGTTCGGAGGTTTCCGATCAGCTGCGGCAGGCCGAGAGCGATACGGGGCAGTTTTCGGAACGATTGATCGCCGTTGAGGACGATCTGAAGCGGATAGACATCAGGGCGCCGCAAGCCGGGATCGTCGATCAATTGAACGTCCATGCGGCGGGTGCGGTGATCGGGCCGGCGGAAACGATCATGCAGATCGTGCCGGACAAGGACGCGCTTGTCGCCGAACTGAAGCTCGCGCCACAGGATATTGCTCATATTACCGTCGGGCAGGTCGTCGCCTTGCGCTTTTCCGCTTTCAATCAGCGCATCACGCCCGAGCTGAATGGTCGCGTCGACACCATCTCGGCGGATCTGACGACCGATCAGCATTCGGGCCAGAGCTACTATGTCGTTCGTGCCAAAGCGTCGAAGGAGGAATGGGACCGGCTGGGTGATCTGACGCCGCTTCCCGGCATGCCGGTGGAAGCCTTCATGCAGACCGGCTCGAGAAGCGTTCTTGCCTATTTGACGAAGCCGATGACCGATCAGATCAAGCGGGCGTTCAAAGGGAATTAA
- a CDS encoding type I secretion system permease/ATPase, whose amino-acid sequence MLAVAKEPPQTFVFLMLSSLRKAFFSIAVASAAINVLALTGSFFMLQVYDRVIPGRSLPTLAGLAIIAATLFIFQGALELLRSMLLARVGASLDERMNRKVFGSLVLLPTKMQTSDDGLQSVRDLEQVRSFLSGAGCAALFDLPWMPFYLALCFLFHFWIGVTALCGAILLVILTVLAEVLSHRPALEAAKSSAARLSFAQAARRNWEAVAAMGFSGRLTEKWAAMNEGYLANQLAASNIAGTLTTIAKISRMMLQSGVLAVGAILVIDQQATGGIIIASSIMVTRALAPVELAIGQWKGFVAARQSWARLNKLLNLIPNEQWAVALPTPQKDLSVENIGLTSPGSREFILRNISFKISAGTVLGVVGPSASGKSSLARAITGLWPVTIGAIRIDQAALSQWEPSELGRHVGYLPQDVGLFDGSIAENISRFAEDMQPEPIIAAAKAAGVYDMIVKLPDGFDTVIGEGGSRLSAGQRQRIALARALYGDPFLVVLDEPNSNLDAEGEASLTKALLGVRARGGIAVVVAHRPSALAAADKVMIIANGQMQAFGPKDEVLGTSPKPSGTGPVRLMIAGEDVSG is encoded by the coding sequence GTGCTTGCTGTTGCGAAAGAACCACCGCAAACATTTGTCTTCCTGATGCTTTCGTCGCTTCGAAAGGCATTCTTCAGCATCGCGGTCGCCAGTGCGGCGATCAATGTGCTGGCGCTTACCGGCTCGTTCTTCATGCTGCAGGTCTACGATCGGGTCATTCCCGGCCGTAGTCTTCCGACGCTGGCGGGCCTCGCGATTATCGCCGCGACCCTCTTCATATTTCAGGGAGCGCTGGAGCTGCTACGCTCGATGCTGCTTGCGCGTGTCGGCGCATCCCTTGATGAACGGATGAACCGGAAGGTTTTCGGCTCGCTCGTTCTTCTGCCGACCAAAATGCAAACGTCCGACGATGGGCTCCAGTCCGTTCGCGATCTGGAGCAGGTCCGCTCGTTCCTGTCCGGAGCAGGCTGCGCGGCGCTGTTTGATCTGCCCTGGATGCCGTTTTACCTGGCCCTGTGCTTCCTGTTCCATTTCTGGATCGGCGTCACCGCGCTTTGCGGTGCCATTCTGCTTGTTATTCTGACTGTGCTTGCCGAGGTGCTGTCGCATCGGCCAGCACTCGAAGCCGCCAAATCGTCGGCTGCCCGTCTCAGCTTCGCGCAGGCCGCGCGACGAAACTGGGAAGCCGTGGCCGCTATGGGCTTCAGCGGTCGTCTCACCGAAAAATGGGCGGCGATGAACGAGGGCTATCTCGCAAATCAGCTAGCTGCGAGCAACATTGCCGGCACGCTGACCACAATTGCGAAGATATCGCGGATGATGCTTCAGTCCGGTGTTCTGGCCGTCGGCGCCATCCTCGTCATCGACCAGCAGGCAACGGGCGGGATCATCATCGCAAGTTCGATCATGGTCACCCGCGCGCTTGCTCCGGTCGAGCTTGCTATCGGACAATGGAAGGGCTTTGTGGCCGCCCGGCAAAGCTGGGCGCGTCTGAATAAGCTTCTAAACCTGATCCCGAACGAACAGTGGGCGGTTGCCCTGCCGACGCCACAGAAAGATCTCAGCGTCGAGAATATCGGCCTGACCTCGCCGGGAAGCCGCGAATTCATCCTGCGCAATATCTCGTTCAAGATATCGGCGGGAACGGTGCTCGGCGTCGTGGGTCCAAGCGCTTCGGGGAAATCGTCGCTCGCCAGGGCGATCACCGGACTTTGGCCGGTCACCATCGGCGCGATCAGGATCGATCAGGCGGCGCTGTCGCAATGGGAGCCGAGCGAACTTGGGCGGCATGTCGGATATCTTCCGCAGGATGTCGGCCTGTTCGACGGCTCGATTGCCGAAAACATTTCCCGCTTCGCCGAGGACATGCAGCCCGAGCCGATCATCGCGGCCGCAAAGGCGGCCGGCGTATACGACATGATCGTCAAGCTGCCGGATGGATTTGATACCGTTATCGGCGAGGGCGGCTCGCGGCTGTCCGCCGGTCAAAGGCAGCGTATTGCCTTGGCGCGCGCACTTTATGGCGACCCATTCCTGGTGGTTCTCGACGAGCCGAATTCCAATCTGGATGCCGAAGGGGAGGCCTCCCTGACCAAAGCCCTGCTCGGCGTGCGGGCGCGGGGCGGCATTGCCGTCGTCGTCGCGCATAGGCCGAGCGCGCTTGCGGCCGCTGATAAGGTCATGATCATTGCCAACGGCCAAATGCAGGCTTTTGGACCGAAGGATGAGGTACTTGGCACATCCCCGAAACCTTCTGGGACCGGGCCAGTCCGACTGATGATCGCCGGCGAGGATGTGAGCGGATGA
- the minE gene encoding cell division topological specificity factor MinE yields the protein MNIFRLFGKQRTAPAARERLQLLLAHERSSVGSDLVFLLREEILAVIEKHVQLDRDKVRVTMDCNEHVSTLEIDVEIPLSATVRAA from the coding sequence ATGAACATTTTTCGTCTTTTTGGAAAGCAAAGGACTGCGCCGGCAGCGCGAGAACGTTTGCAACTGCTTCTGGCCCACGAACGCTCTTCAGTGGGATCGGATCTGGTGTTTCTGCTGCGCGAGGAAATTCTTGCCGTGATCGAAAAGCATGTGCAGCTCGACAGGGACAAGGTACGGGTGACGATGGATTGCAACGAGCATGTCTCGACGCTGGAAATCGACGTTGAGATCCCATTGAGTGCAACCGTGCGGGCGGCCTGA
- the minD gene encoding septum site-determining protein MinD, which translates to MGKVIVVTSGKGGVGKTTSTAALGAALAQRNEKVVVVDFDVGLRNLDLVMGAERRVVYDLVNVIQGDAKLPQALIRDKRLETLFLLPASQTRDKDNLTPEGVERVINELRQHFDWIICDSPAGIERGATLAMRHADTAVVVTNPEVSSVRDSDRIIGLLDSKTLKAERGERMEKHLLLTRYDANRAERGDMLKVDDVLEILSIPLLGIIPESMDVLRASNIGAPVTLADSRSAPAMAYFDAARRLAGEIVPITIPGEKRNIFGKIFGRRAA; encoded by the coding sequence ATGGGGAAAGTCATCGTAGTGACGTCAGGCAAGGGCGGGGTTGGCAAGACGACCTCGACTGCCGCGCTCGGAGCGGCCCTGGCGCAAAGAAATGAGAAAGTGGTCGTCGTCGATTTCGACGTCGGGCTGCGCAATCTCGATCTGGTCATGGGCGCGGAACGCAGGGTCGTCTACGATCTCGTCAATGTCATTCAGGGCGATGCCAAGCTTCCGCAGGCGCTGATCCGCGACAAGCGGCTGGAAACTCTGTTTCTGCTGCCCGCATCGCAGACCCGCGACAAGGACAATCTGACGCCCGAGGGTGTGGAGCGCGTGATAAACGAGCTGAGGCAGCATTTCGACTGGATCATCTGCGACAGCCCGGCTGGGATCGAGCGCGGCGCTACGCTTGCAATGCGTCACGCCGATACTGCGGTGGTCGTCACTAATCCGGAAGTCTCCTCGGTGCGCGATTCGGATCGCATCATCGGGCTGCTCGACTCGAAGACACTCAAGGCCGAGCGCGGCGAGCGCATGGAAAAACATCTGCTGCTCACCCGCTACGATGCCAATCGCGCCGAGCGCGGCGATATGCTCAAGGTCGACGACGTTCTCGAAATCCTGTCCATCCCACTTCTCGGCATCATTCCGGAAAGCATGGACGTTCTGCGTGCCTCCAATATCGGCGCCCCCGTCACGCTTGCCGATAGCCGCAGCGCGCCTGCCATGGCTTATTTCGATGCTGCTCGTCGGCTTGCCGGCGAGATTGTACCGATCACGATTCCCGGCGAAAAGCGGAACATTTTCGGCAAGATCTTCGGACGGAGGGCGGCATGA
- the minC gene encoding septum site-determining protein MinC: MTKVITDPRSIRIKGRSFLAVMLSPDLPFDNWLIRLDDLAARSAGFFLGRPVVLDVTDLPIDRSQLKELIAELGQRNVSIMGIEGARPSILGPGMPAALKGGRAGSDFEVPEKEPAVEVQARPVSAEARPAVQSVQSLTIREPVRSGQSIIFPEGDVTIVGSVASGAEIVAGGSIHIYGTLRGRAMAGSLGKASAHIFCRKLEAELVAIDGIYKMAEDMPANLRGQAVQLWLEDDAIKAEKLI, translated from the coding sequence ATGACCAAAGTGATAACAGACCCTCGCTCCATTCGCATCAAGGGCCGCTCCTTTCTGGCGGTCATGCTTTCTCCGGACCTTCCGTTCGATAACTGGCTGATAAGACTGGATGATCTTGCTGCGCGCTCGGCCGGATTTTTCCTTGGAAGACCGGTCGTTCTCGACGTGACGGATCTGCCGATCGACCGTTCGCAGCTAAAGGAGCTCATCGCGGAGCTTGGCCAGCGCAACGTCAGTATCATGGGAATCGAGGGTGCGCGTCCGTCGATCCTGGGTCCAGGCATGCCTGCCGCTCTCAAGGGTGGCCGGGCAGGTTCCGACTTCGAGGTTCCCGAGAAGGAGCCGGCCGTCGAAGTTCAGGCGAGGCCGGTGTCAGCCGAGGCTCGTCCGGCAGTTCAGTCGGTTCAGTCCCTCACGATCAGGGAGCCCGTGCGCTCTGGTCAGTCGATCATCTTCCCGGAAGGTGACGTCACTATCGTCGGATCCGTTGCTTCGGGAGCGGAGATCGTCGCCGGCGGTTCGATCCATATCTATGGAACCTTGCGCGGCCGGGCCATGGCGGGATCGTTGGGCAAGGCATCAGCGCATATCTTCTGCCGCAAGCTCGAGGCCGAGCTGGTTGCCATCGACGGCATCTACAAGATGGCGGAAGACATGCCCGCAAACCTTCGCGGGCAGGCCGTCCAGCTCTGGCTGGAAGACGATGCGATCAAAGCAGAGAAACTTATCTGA
- a CDS encoding mechanosensitive ion channel family protein: MENQATNAFIATQTALSQASALIVHYGFSTLGAIVLLAGGWILARVISRWAYKGISKIHGIDETLARFFEKALHYGLLILVFVTVLGQFGVQTTSIVATLGAAGLAIGLALQGTLQNIAAGIMLLALRPFRVGEYIEASAVSGKIVEVGLFATQLRTADGLYLLAPNSTLWNTPIINHSREPNRRQELSVAISDDANLRLASKTILDVITDDRRVRSSPAARVYSDELTAEKTTLKIEYWVKTSDWTETRHDLIERMRTALADKEITVA, encoded by the coding sequence ATGGAAAATCAAGCCACCAACGCATTCATTGCCACGCAGACGGCGCTCAGTCAGGCAAGCGCCCTGATCGTTCACTACGGCTTTTCGACTTTGGGAGCGATTGTGCTGCTTGCCGGTGGCTGGATTCTTGCCAGGGTCATCAGTCGATGGGCTTACAAAGGCATCTCGAAAATTCACGGAATCGACGAAACACTGGCCCGATTCTTCGAGAAGGCGCTCCACTACGGGCTGCTGATTCTCGTCTTCGTCACGGTCCTTGGACAGTTCGGCGTCCAGACCACCTCGATCGTTGCGACATTGGGCGCCGCCGGCCTAGCCATCGGGCTCGCCCTTCAAGGGACGCTACAAAACATCGCGGCCGGAATCATGCTGCTCGCACTGCGTCCCTTTCGCGTCGGCGAGTACATAGAAGCCTCCGCCGTTAGCGGCAAAATCGTCGAAGTCGGGTTGTTCGCTACCCAACTGCGTACCGCCGATGGCCTCTATCTGCTGGCACCTAATTCGACGCTGTGGAATACGCCGATCATCAATCATAGCCGCGAACCCAATCGCCGGCAGGAATTGTCGGTCGCCATCAGTGACGATGCCAACCTAAGGCTCGCCTCGAAAACCATTCTTGACGTCATCACCGATGATCGCCGCGTGAGGAGCAGCCCTGCTGCCCGTGTCTATTCCGACGAACTGACGGCCGAAAAGACGACATTGAAGATAGAGTACTGGGTCAAGACCAGCGACTGGACAGAGACCCGCCACGATCTGATCGAGCGGATGAGAACCGCGCTTGCGGATAAGGAAATTACCGTCGCATAG
- a CDS encoding arginine deiminase family protein: MSPSKSVYHFNSAIVREPSRSVVDGLRAEERGSPTYEAVKAEHDAYIAVLRTAGVEVTVLPALESFPDSIFVEDPALVFTEGAILLRPGAASRSGEAAELAPTLRDMFGTVLDLPVGFADGGDILPTPKGVMIGLSARTDRAGAEALIGCLDKLGHKAELVATPEGVLHFKTACSLLDDETMLSTARLARSGVFKDYKQIIIPEGEEPAANALRINDILMVPSAYPRSLEFLDKHGYKVIPVATTQIEMIDAGLSCMSLRWYRDGN; the protein is encoded by the coding sequence ATGTCGCCAAGCAAATCAGTCTATCATTTCAATTCCGCCATTGTTCGCGAACCATCACGCTCGGTCGTTGACGGTCTGCGCGCCGAGGAGCGCGGCAGCCCGACCTATGAGGCCGTGAAGGCTGAGCATGATGCCTATATCGCGGTGTTGCGCACTGCTGGCGTTGAGGTGACCGTCCTGCCGGCGCTCGAATCCTTCCCCGACTCCATCTTCGTTGAAGACCCAGCACTCGTCTTTACCGAAGGCGCGATCCTGCTGCGTCCCGGCGCGGCTAGCCGCTCCGGTGAAGCAGCTGAGCTCGCCCCCACCTTGCGCGACATGTTTGGAACCGTGCTTGATCTGCCAGTGGGGTTTGCTGACGGCGGCGATATTCTGCCAACGCCGAAGGGCGTCATGATCGGCCTTTCGGCACGAACAGACAGAGCCGGCGCCGAAGCACTCATCGGCTGCCTCGACAAGCTTGGCCACAAGGCGGAATTGGTTGCCACGCCGGAAGGCGTGCTTCATTTCAAGACCGCCTGCTCGCTGCTCGACGACGAAACCATGCTTTCGACCGCCCGCCTCGCCCGCTCCGGCGTCTTCAAGGATTACAAGCAGATCATCATCCCGGAGGGCGAAGAGCCGGCGGCCAACGCGCTGCGGATCAACGACATCCTCATGGTCCCTTCCGCATATCCGCGCAGCCTCGAGTTTCTCGACAAGCACGGTTACAAGGTCATACCGGTGGCGACGACGCAGATCGAAATGATCGACGCAGGCCTTTCCTGCATGTCGCTCCGCTGGTATCGCGACGGCAACTAA
- a CDS encoding asparaginase, with product MNGQQINPLVAVIATGGTIASKRGADGASTPSLTGEDLLALVPEVNARLQPIDLMSKDSASLTLVDMQKISEAVRQQLDDPAIAGVVILHGTDAMEETALLVHLQHAITKPVVFTGAQFTADHPQADGPANLALAIKAATEQDNAGQGALVSFGGRLLPAWGVYKRSADEPDAFRSARPIGHVGSPHLSKSVAGIRVDIVAVYPGCDATHIQASLNAGANGIVLAALGSGNANPDIIEAVRRCTDSDVPVVVSSRVPEGLLVSSYGGGGGGHDLAVAGAIHSRTLRPGQARILLATLIAARSPVERISQAFGDRP from the coding sequence TTGAACGGGCAACAAATCAATCCACTGGTGGCAGTCATCGCCACCGGTGGCACCATCGCGAGCAAGCGTGGCGCCGATGGCGCCAGCACCCCCAGCTTGACGGGCGAGGATCTTCTAGCGCTTGTTCCGGAGGTCAACGCCCGGCTGCAACCCATTGATCTGATGTCGAAAGACTCGGCCAGTCTAACGCTGGTCGATATGCAGAAGATCAGCGAAGCCGTAAGACAGCAGCTTGATGACCCGGCCATTGCCGGCGTCGTCATCCTCCATGGTACCGATGCGATGGAGGAGACCGCGCTGCTTGTGCACCTGCAGCACGCAATCACCAAGCCTGTCGTTTTCACCGGCGCGCAATTCACCGCCGATCATCCGCAGGCAGACGGGCCGGCTAATCTCGCATTGGCGATCAAAGCCGCCACGGAGCAAGACAACGCCGGTCAAGGCGCTCTCGTATCCTTCGGCGGCAGGCTTCTACCCGCATGGGGTGTTTACAAGCGCAGCGCGGATGAGCCCGACGCATTTCGCTCGGCGCGACCGATCGGACATGTTGGAAGCCCGCATCTGTCCAAGTCGGTCGCAGGCATCCGCGTCGATATAGTCGCGGTCTATCCCGGCTGCGACGCCACCCATATCCAGGCTAGTCTCAATGCGGGCGCCAATGGAATTGTGCTTGCCGCACTCGGTTCCGGCAATGCCAATCCAGACATCATCGAGGCCGTAAGGCGCTGCACGGACAGTGACGTTCCGGTCGTCGTCTCGAGCCGGGTGCCGGAAGGTCTTCTGGTGTCGAGTTATGGCGGCGGCGGAGGCGGGCATGATCTTGCCGTTGCCGGCGCAATTCACTCGCGCACACTTCGGCCCGGCCAAGCTCGCATCCTGCTCGCAACGCTCATTGCCGCACGAAGCCCGGTCGAACGGATCTCCCAGGCCTTCGGCGACCGTCCCTAA